The Scomber japonicus isolate fScoJap1 chromosome 9, fScoJap1.pri, whole genome shotgun sequence genome includes a region encoding these proteins:
- the mlxip gene encoding MLX-interacting protein isoform X2 — protein MSFRPKYRRPPASIKQEHDDDSDTEEPHLGPRRTDGLETQIIHSGHFMVSSPHSEHPPKKGYDFDTVNKQTCQTYHFGKASMSHFSIDASLTKLFECMTLAYSGKLVSPKWKNFKGLKLLWRDKIRLNNAIWRAWYMQYVEKRENPVCHFVTPLDGHVDSDVNRPAEAVATEGKCWKRRIEIVIREYHKWRTYFKKRLQKHKDDDLSSLLKGPEEQLSLFGEVSPDMLRVSFYQDEEIVARRVPRKHYETPAPMEMDPLFDMDVLMSEFSDTLFSTLASHQPIAWPNPREIAHAGNADMIQPGLIPLQPNLDFMDSFDPLQDLFHSLRQPVFPSVSPTASSVTPLPSSSSQSQAQLMSSMQLTSNHISPPGPLPIPSPMASQNSGTGGGGDAAYVQNYMPLFSGHVAASDQAVVSSVPQTLSHDPLAHCLPGQNMVSAAPMVPSPLDNTAALDETVAPSVITHTASSIVTPSSAATTFTQGSDYNSISAQPPPPPPSQLQSLAPLPASTVQHPQTFVLPRPFQTSSANKNRPVQRIAPANPVPSSHLILTAPFPGHGNAVIVTPTAIKAEVGPNRMVITPHLAGSSGFHVMSQTQKSPQPIVPKEKSCSSNRKNQKPSSSVGHNQSGSSQGSPCALDQVPSPQSLISSSSTPLVKNEQNQSRRTTHISAEQKRRSNINIGFKTLCNLVPTLKSQSNISNAVTLQKTVEHIGKLQQERQQMQEEVKRLREEIEELNTSINLCQEQLPATGVPSTRHRFDHMQEKFNEYIKSRTLQNWKFWIFSIIIKPLFESFNGMVLTTSRAELCQTTLQWFDRHCSLPVLRPMVLSTLRQLSTTTSILSDPSLLPEEAIQAVTHTDS, from the exons ATGTCTTTTCGGCCGAAATACCGTCGCCCACCGGCGAGCATAAAGCAAGAGCATGACGACGACTCTGACACGGAGGAGCCTCACCTGGGTCCGAGGAGGACGGACGGGCTGGAGACTCAGATCATCCACAGTGGACACTTCATGGTGTCGTCGCCCCACAGCGAGCACCCCCCGAAGAAGGGCTACGACTTCGACACCGTCAATAAACAGACATGTCAGACTTATCATTTTGGCAAGGCGAGCATGTCGCACTTCTCCATCGATGCTTCATTGACCAAACTCTTTGAGTGCATGACCCTCGCGTACAG TGGCAAGTTGGTATCTCCCAAATGGAAAAACTTCAAAGGGCTAAAGCTGCTTTGGAGAGACAAGATCCGCCTCAACAACGCCATATGGAGAGCCTGGTATATGCAGT ATGTGGAGAAAAGGGAGAATCctgtttgtcattttgtgacCCCCCTCGATGGACATGTGGACTCAGACGTTAATCGTCCCGCTGAg GCTGTTGCCACGGAGGGAAAATGCTGGAAAAGAAGAATTGAAATTGTCATAAGAGAATATCATAAGTGGAGGACATACTTTAAGAAAAGG TTACAGAAGCATAAGGATGATGACCTGTCAAGCTTGCTTAAG gggccagaggagcagTTATCGCTGTTTGGGGAAGTCTCTCCAGACATGCTCCGTGTCTCCTTTTATCAGGATGAAGAGATTGTTGCACGCCGCGTGCCTCgtaaacattatgaaacacCCGCCCCTATGGAGATGGACCCCCTCTTTGACATGGACGTTCTGATGTCTGagttttcagacacattgtTCTCCACATTGGCCTCGCACCAGCCCATAGCCTGGCCCAATCCGAGGGAGATTG CTCATGCAGGGAACGCAGACATGATCCAACCAGGACTCATCCCCTTACAACCCAACCTGGACTTCATGGACTCATTTGATCCACTGCAAG ACTTATTTCACAGCCTCCGTCAGCCCGTCTTCCCCTCTGTTTCCCCCACTGCATCATCTGTCACCCCTCTACCCAGCAGCAGCTCTCAGTCACAG GCCCAGTTAATGTCTTCCATGCAGCTCACAAGCAACCACATTTCCCCTCCTGGCCCCCTGCCCATCCCCTCTCCCATGGCCAGTCAAAACAGTGGaacaggtggtggtggtgatgctgCCTATGTACAAAACTACATGCCTCTGTTTTCTGGGCATGTGGCAGCCAGTGATCAAGCAGTAGTTTCCTCAGTCCCTCAGACGTTATCCCATGATCCGCTGGCACATTGCCTCCCGGGTCAGAACATGGTCTCAGCAGCACCCATGGTTCCCTCACCTTTGGACAACACAGCAGCTCTGGATGAGACTGTAGCACCATctgtgatcacacacacagcctcctcCATTGTCACACCCAGCTCTGCTGCCACCACCTTCACCCAAGGGTCAGATTATAACTCCATATCCGCAcagcctcctccacctcctccgtCCCAACTCCAGTCCTTAGCTCCACTGCCTGCCAGCACTGTCCAGCACCCTCAGACATTTGTCCTGCCTCGCCCCTTTCAGACATCCAGTGCCAACAAAAACCGCCCTGTGCAAAGGATTGCTCCTGCTAACCCCGTCCCCTCCTCACACCTCATCCTCACAG CACCTTTCCCAGGTCATGGTAATGCTGTGATCGTTACACCAACGGCGATAAAAGCAGAAGTGGGCCCTAACAGAATGGTGATCACGCCGCATCTGGCAGGG TCTTCTGGATTTCACGTCATGTCTCAGACGCAGAAGTCTCCCCAGCCGATTGTTCCCAAAGAAAAGTCTTGTTCTTCCAACCGCAAAAACCAGAAACCCTCCTCAAGCGTCG gTCACAATCAGTCAGGATCGAGTCAAGGGTCACCGTGCGCATTAGATCAAGTTCCCAGTCCCCAGTCACTGATCAGCAGCAGTAGTACACCTCTGGTAAAGAATGAGCAAAATCAG AGCCGGAGAACAACGCACATATCTGCTGAGCAGAAGAGACGATCAAACATAAACATTGGCTTTAAAACACTCTGCAACCTGGTTCCCACACTTAAGTCCCAATCAAAT ATCAGTAATGCAGTCACATTACAGAAGACAGTAGAGCACATTGGGAAGCTCCAGCAGGAGAGGCAGCAGATGCAGGAAGAGGTCAAGAGACTGCGAGAAGAGATAGAGGAGCTCAACACCTCCATAAA CCTGTGTCAGGAACAGCTGCCTGCAACGGGAGTGCCCAGCACACGGCATCGCTTTGATCACATGCAAGAGAAGTTCAATGAATATATCAAGAGCCGCACTCTCCAGAACTGGAAGTTCTGGATC TTCAGCATCATTATCAAGCCTCTCTTTGAATCATTCAACGGGATGGTGTTAACAAcgagcagagcagagctgtgTCAGACCACACTGCAATGGTTCGATCGCCACTGTTCCCTCCCAGTGCTCAGACCCA TGGTGCTGAGTACGCTCCGTCAGCTGAGCACAACCACGTCCATTCTTAGTGACCCATCCCTGCTGCCTGAAGAAGCCATCCaggctgtcacacacacagactcatag
- the mlxip gene encoding MLX-interacting protein isoform X1 — translation MSFRPKYRRPPASIKQEHDDDSDTEEPHLGPRRTDGLETQIIHSGHFMVSSPHSEHPPKKGYDFDTVNKQTCQTYHFGKASMSHFSIDASLTKLFECMTLAYSGKLVSPKWKNFKGLKLLWRDKIRLNNAIWRAWYMQYVEKRENPVCHFVTPLDGHVDSDVNRPAEAVATEGKCWKRRIEIVIREYHKWRTYFKKRLQKHKDDDLSSLLKGPEEQLSLFGEVSPDMLRVSFYQDEEIVARRVPRKHYETPAPMEMDPLFDMDVLMSEFSDTLFSTLASHQPIAWPNPREIAHAGNADMIQPGLIPLQPNLDFMDSFDPLQDLFHSLRQPVFPSVSPTASSVTPLPSSSSQSQQAQLMSSMQLTSNHISPPGPLPIPSPMASQNSGTGGGGDAAYVQNYMPLFSGHVAASDQAVVSSVPQTLSHDPLAHCLPGQNMVSAAPMVPSPLDNTAALDETVAPSVITHTASSIVTPSSAATTFTQGSDYNSISAQPPPPPPSQLQSLAPLPASTVQHPQTFVLPRPFQTSSANKNRPVQRIAPANPVPSSHLILTAPFPGHGNAVIVTPTAIKAEVGPNRMVITPHLAGSSGFHVMSQTQKSPQPIVPKEKSCSSNRKNQKPSSSVGHNQSGSSQGSPCALDQVPSPQSLISSSSTPLVKNEQNQSRRTTHISAEQKRRSNINIGFKTLCNLVPTLKSQSNISNAVTLQKTVEHIGKLQQERQQMQEEVKRLREEIEELNTSINLCQEQLPATGVPSTRHRFDHMQEKFNEYIKSRTLQNWKFWIFSIIIKPLFESFNGMVLTTSRAELCQTTLQWFDRHCSLPVLRPMVLSTLRQLSTTTSILSDPSLLPEEAIQAVTHTDS, via the exons ATGTCTTTTCGGCCGAAATACCGTCGCCCACCGGCGAGCATAAAGCAAGAGCATGACGACGACTCTGACACGGAGGAGCCTCACCTGGGTCCGAGGAGGACGGACGGGCTGGAGACTCAGATCATCCACAGTGGACACTTCATGGTGTCGTCGCCCCACAGCGAGCACCCCCCGAAGAAGGGCTACGACTTCGACACCGTCAATAAACAGACATGTCAGACTTATCATTTTGGCAAGGCGAGCATGTCGCACTTCTCCATCGATGCTTCATTGACCAAACTCTTTGAGTGCATGACCCTCGCGTACAG TGGCAAGTTGGTATCTCCCAAATGGAAAAACTTCAAAGGGCTAAAGCTGCTTTGGAGAGACAAGATCCGCCTCAACAACGCCATATGGAGAGCCTGGTATATGCAGT ATGTGGAGAAAAGGGAGAATCctgtttgtcattttgtgacCCCCCTCGATGGACATGTGGACTCAGACGTTAATCGTCCCGCTGAg GCTGTTGCCACGGAGGGAAAATGCTGGAAAAGAAGAATTGAAATTGTCATAAGAGAATATCATAAGTGGAGGACATACTTTAAGAAAAGG TTACAGAAGCATAAGGATGATGACCTGTCAAGCTTGCTTAAG gggccagaggagcagTTATCGCTGTTTGGGGAAGTCTCTCCAGACATGCTCCGTGTCTCCTTTTATCAGGATGAAGAGATTGTTGCACGCCGCGTGCCTCgtaaacattatgaaacacCCGCCCCTATGGAGATGGACCCCCTCTTTGACATGGACGTTCTGATGTCTGagttttcagacacattgtTCTCCACATTGGCCTCGCACCAGCCCATAGCCTGGCCCAATCCGAGGGAGATTG CTCATGCAGGGAACGCAGACATGATCCAACCAGGACTCATCCCCTTACAACCCAACCTGGACTTCATGGACTCATTTGATCCACTGCAAG ACTTATTTCACAGCCTCCGTCAGCCCGTCTTCCCCTCTGTTTCCCCCACTGCATCATCTGTCACCCCTCTACCCAGCAGCAGCTCTCAGTCACAG CAGGCCCAGTTAATGTCTTCCATGCAGCTCACAAGCAACCACATTTCCCCTCCTGGCCCCCTGCCCATCCCCTCTCCCATGGCCAGTCAAAACAGTGGaacaggtggtggtggtgatgctgCCTATGTACAAAACTACATGCCTCTGTTTTCTGGGCATGTGGCAGCCAGTGATCAAGCAGTAGTTTCCTCAGTCCCTCAGACGTTATCCCATGATCCGCTGGCACATTGCCTCCCGGGTCAGAACATGGTCTCAGCAGCACCCATGGTTCCCTCACCTTTGGACAACACAGCAGCTCTGGATGAGACTGTAGCACCATctgtgatcacacacacagcctcctcCATTGTCACACCCAGCTCTGCTGCCACCACCTTCACCCAAGGGTCAGATTATAACTCCATATCCGCAcagcctcctccacctcctccgtCCCAACTCCAGTCCTTAGCTCCACTGCCTGCCAGCACTGTCCAGCACCCTCAGACATTTGTCCTGCCTCGCCCCTTTCAGACATCCAGTGCCAACAAAAACCGCCCTGTGCAAAGGATTGCTCCTGCTAACCCCGTCCCCTCCTCACACCTCATCCTCACAG CACCTTTCCCAGGTCATGGTAATGCTGTGATCGTTACACCAACGGCGATAAAAGCAGAAGTGGGCCCTAACAGAATGGTGATCACGCCGCATCTGGCAGGG TCTTCTGGATTTCACGTCATGTCTCAGACGCAGAAGTCTCCCCAGCCGATTGTTCCCAAAGAAAAGTCTTGTTCTTCCAACCGCAAAAACCAGAAACCCTCCTCAAGCGTCG gTCACAATCAGTCAGGATCGAGTCAAGGGTCACCGTGCGCATTAGATCAAGTTCCCAGTCCCCAGTCACTGATCAGCAGCAGTAGTACACCTCTGGTAAAGAATGAGCAAAATCAG AGCCGGAGAACAACGCACATATCTGCTGAGCAGAAGAGACGATCAAACATAAACATTGGCTTTAAAACACTCTGCAACCTGGTTCCCACACTTAAGTCCCAATCAAAT ATCAGTAATGCAGTCACATTACAGAAGACAGTAGAGCACATTGGGAAGCTCCAGCAGGAGAGGCAGCAGATGCAGGAAGAGGTCAAGAGACTGCGAGAAGAGATAGAGGAGCTCAACACCTCCATAAA CCTGTGTCAGGAACAGCTGCCTGCAACGGGAGTGCCCAGCACACGGCATCGCTTTGATCACATGCAAGAGAAGTTCAATGAATATATCAAGAGCCGCACTCTCCAGAACTGGAAGTTCTGGATC TTCAGCATCATTATCAAGCCTCTCTTTGAATCATTCAACGGGATGGTGTTAACAAcgagcagagcagagctgtgTCAGACCACACTGCAATGGTTCGATCGCCACTGTTCCCTCCCAGTGCTCAGACCCA TGGTGCTGAGTACGCTCCGTCAGCTGAGCACAACCACGTCCATTCTTAGTGACCCATCCCTGCTGCCTGAAGAAGCCATCCaggctgtcacacacacagactcatag